A window of Stigmatella erecta genomic DNA:
TGGCCACGGTGGGCGCCATCGCGGCGTCCTTCTGCCTGTCCCCCACCGTCTGCATCGGCATCCCCGTCACCTGCTGGCTGCTCTTCACCCTCAGCCGCCCCGAGGTCAGGAAGGCCTTCGCGCCCTGAGCTCCCGCAGGGCCGTGACCATCGGCTCCACGAGCTCCTTGCCCCGGAGCGCCGCGAGCCAGCGCCCGGGGATGGCCTCGATGCCCTCGCGGATCCCCGCGATGCCCCCGGCCACGGCGGCGGTGGTGTCGGTGTCGTGGCCCAGCACCACGGCCGCCTTCACCACCTGCTCGTAGGTGGCCCCGGCCCTCAGGCAGTCCCGCGCCGAGAGCAGACAGTCCACCACGTACCCGGAGCCCTGCCCGGCCTCCGGGGCGTGGGGCCGCACGTGGGTGTCCAGCTCCTCGCGGGCCGCGGTTCCCACGGGAAACAGCCGGTGGAACGCGGCCACGGCCTCCTCCCACGGGTGCGCCTCGCCCTCCCACGTCCTCCGGGCCCAGAGGCAATACAGCGCGCAGCACACCTGCGAGCGCAGGTGGCCGTGCGTCACCAGGGACTGCCGCATGGCATCCGCCACGAGCGCCTCATCGGTCCCCCCATGCCAGAGCGCCAGCGGGAGCACCCGCATCAGGGAGCCGTTGCCGTTGTCCCGCTCGCCCCGGGGGCCGGACAGGTGCCCCGGGGTGCCCGCCCGGAACTCCGAGAGGGCGCTCCGGGTCTGGATGCCCACGTCGAAGACGTGGTGGTCCACGGCCATGTAGCCCAGCTCGTACCAGTTCACGAGCCGCCGCCCGAGGTCCTCCAGGTCCAGCTGCTGCCGGTCCAGCAACGAGGCCAGCAGGCAGTTGGCCTGGGCCCCGTCATCGGACCACGTGCCCGGCGCAATCCCGGCGTGGGCCCGCGGGAAGCCCGGGGGCGGCTCGAACTCGAGCTGTTCTGCCGGCGGAATCCGGGCGGGCGGGTGGAACTCGTAGGGGACGCCCAGCGCATCCCCCACCAAGAGCCCATACACCCCACCCTCCAGCCGCTGCGCGTCCGTAGGCTTCCGAAGCAACCCCACCATGCCTGCCACCTCCGATGAGTTCCTCTTCTTGGCCGGAGGGAGGAAAAACCACCCTCCGGATCCGTTCTTCCACGCGAGCTTTCCGCCAGCGGGTGTAGTATCCCCCGCCCCGGATGGGTTCACCCGGAAGTCGAGGAGGACACACGAATGACCCCGCTGTCAGGCGATCTCTTTTTCCTTTTCCTCACCGTTGGCATCGTCCTGGCCGTCCGGGGAATCATGTTCTACGGCAGCGTCGAGTCGGCGCCCCCCGAGAAGAAGAAGGCCCAGACCATCAAGGGCATCGTCACCCTCTTGGTGGGCCTGACGCTGGTGTTCTCGAACGCCCTGGGCTTCGTGAACTACCTGCGCGCCCACATGTAAGGCGCCGCTACACGCCGCCCGAGGCGGCGAGGAGCGTGTTGCGCATCAACATGGCGATGGTCATCGGGCCCACGCCCCCGGGCACCGGGGTGATGGCCGAGGCCCGCTGGGACGCGGCCTGAAACGCCACGTCCCCCACCAGCTTCCCATCCGGCTTGCGGTTCATCCCCACGTCGATGACCACCGCGCCAGGTTTGAGCCACTCGCCCTGGATGAGCTCGGGCACCCCCACCGCGACGACCAGGATGTCCGCCTGCGCCACCTCGCGGGGCAGGTCGCTCTTGCGGTGGCAGACCGTCACCGTGGCGTCCGCCTGAAGCAGCATCAACGCCATGGGCTTGCCCACGATGTTGCTGCGCCCCACCACCACGGCCCGCTTGCCCGCGGGCGCGCAGCCCGCCTCCTCCAGCAGCCGCATGGCCCCCAGGGGCGTGCAGGGCCTCATCCCCGGCTGCCCCAGCGACAGCAGGCCCGCGTTCACCGGGTGGAAGCCATCCACGTCCTTCGCGGGGCTCACGGCGGAGATGACGCGCTCCGCGTCGATGTGCTTGGGCAGCGGGAGCTGCACGAGGATGCCGTGGACGGAGGCGTCCTCGTTGAGCTGCCGCACCCGGACGAGCAGGGCCTCCTGGGAGATGTCCTCCCGCAGGTGGTGCTCCCAGGAGCGGAAGCCCACCTCCTCGGCCGCCTTCTTCTTGCCCGTGACGTAGATTTTCGAGGCGGGATCCTCCCCCACCCGGACCACCGCGAGCCCTGGAACCCCCCCCCGCGCGGCCTTGAAGCGCTCGACATCCGCCTGGACTTCCGCCCGGACCCGCGCCGCGACTGCCTTGCCATCGATCAACTGGGCCATAAGAGGCCGGACTCTATGCAAAACTGGGGGTCTTCGAGGGAGTGAAGCGGGCGTGGCCCCTGGAAAAGTTCTCGGCGCGATGGTTGGGCTGATGATCGGGCTCTGGCTCGGGGGCCCGCTGTCCATCATCCTGTGCACCTTCGTGGGCGCCGTGGCCGGCCACTTCTACGACCAGGCCAATGCCCTGCCCCCGGAGGACCCTACCGAAGGGCTGCGCGAGCGCTTCGAGCCTCCCGGCCTCCCCGAGCCCCTGTCCCGCGCGGCGCTCGACGACGAGGCCCAGGAGCACTTCGCCCGGCACCTGTGTGCCCTCTTCATCGAGGTGGCCCGGGCCGACGGCGAGGTCGTCCGGGACGAGGTGCGCGTGGCGCGCGAGTACTTCCAGAACGAGCTGAAGTACGGCCCCGAGGCGCTGCACCTCGTGCGCGGGCACCTCAAGGCGTTCCTGGCCCGCCCGCCCCACCTGGCGGAGTCCATCGCCGCCTGCCGCGAGGAGCTGCCCACCGCGGACCGGCTCCTGCTGGTGGACGCGCTCTACCAGCTGGCCCTCACCGATGGCCCCCTCCAGCGCTCCGAGCAGGAGACCCTGCGGCAGATCGCCCAGGGCCTGGGGCTGTCCGAGGAGGACCGGCGGGCCGTGGCCACCCGGTACCTCGCGGTGGACGACAGCCAGTACGCCCGGCTCGGGCTGACGCCCGAGGCCACGGACGCGGAGGTGAAGCGCGCCTACCGCCAGCTCGCCGCCGCCCACCACCCCGACCGCGTCACCCACCTGGGACAGGGAGCGATCGAGCAAGCCACCCGGCGCTTCCACGAGATTCAGCAGGCATATGAGGAAATCAGACGCCTGCGCGGGCTATAGCGTGCGGTTAGAAACCTGGAAAAGCCCTGGAGCCCCGTCCTCATGAGCAGCCACCGCAACGGCCCTCCCAAGAAGAAGGAAGAGGGCTTCAACAACAACCCCTTCAAGGACGTGATCAAGTCGCTCCAGAAGAAGGAGAAGGCCCCCGAGCCCGCCAAGGCCAAGGCCCCGCCTCCCCCGCCCCCCAAGAAGAAGGTCCCCCTGGAGGAGGACGATGCCTCCCTCTTCTACGCCGCCATGGACGGGGTGGCGCAGATCACCAACCGCGGGGAGGCCCCCAAGCCCAACCCCCGCCTGCCGGAGATCATCGACGAGAACGCCGAGGCGCTCGCCCAGCTCTCGGAGCTCGTCGCCGGGCAGGAGGGCGAGTTCGACTTCAACGGCTCGGAGGAGTTCATCGAGGGGGCCTCGCCCGGCACGGACCGGAACCTGTTGCGCGCGCTGCGCCGCGGGGACTTCTCCTGCCAGGCCCAGCTGGATCTCCACGGCATGACGCAGGTGGCAGCCAAGCAGGCCGTGGAGCAATTCCTCATCACCAGCCAGCGCGCCAAGAAGCGGTGCGTGCTCATCGTCCACGGGCGCGGTTTGAACTCGAAGGACCAGATCCCCGTGCTCAAGGAAGGGCTCAAGGGGTGGCTGAGTCAGAAACGCATCGGAAAGATGGTGCTGGCGTTCGCCACCGCACGTCCTCAGGACGGGGGCGCGGGGGCCGTCTACGTGCTGCTTCGCCGGTAGCTGGACGCCTGGGCGGCACTGTGCATACATACCGCCATGGCTCGCGACCTTATTGACCTGCACATCCACGTGGGCGGATCCGTGGCGCCTCATGTCCTCTGGTCCATTGCGCACCAGCAGGGCTTCAAACTCCCGGTCAAAAACTACTTCGACTTCGTCGAACTCATCACCTCCCGGCCCGGCAAGGTGGGCAGCCTGGAGGACTATCTGAAGATCCTCCACACCTGGACGGAGAAGATTCAGTCCTCTCCCAGCGCCATCGAGCGCTCCGTCTACGAGGTGATTGGCAAGGAGTACCGCGGCAGCCGGGTGACGCAGATCGAGCTGCGCTTCAACCCGATGAAGCGCAACCTCAGCTCCGAGCTGGACCTGGACCACATCATCCACGCGGCGCTGCGCGGCATGGACCGGGCCATCCTGGAGTACGACGTGAAGGTGGGGCTCATCTTCTGCCTGGCGCGCGAGTTCAACCACTCGCTCAACTCCATCCTCGTGGACAAGGCCATCAAGTACCGCACCCGCGGCGTGTACGGCATCGACCTGGCCGGCACCGAGACGAACGCCATGGAGCTGCGCCCCGAGGTGGTGTCCCAGTACGAGGACCTCTTCGCCAAGGCGCGGCGCGCGGGCCTCAAGTGCACCGTGCACACCGGCGAGACGAAGGGCACGGGCGCCGAGGGCGTCATGGCGGTCATCGAGCGCCTCAAGCCGCACCGCATCGGCCACGGCATCCGCGCCGCCTATGACGAGGAGGCGATGAAGATGCTCCGGGAGAACGACGTGGTGCTGGAGCTGTGCCCCACCTCCAACCTGCACACCAAGGCGGTGGAGGGGCTGGACGAGCTGCGCCACATCATCAAGACCTTCTGGGACCGGCGCGTGAAGTTCACCATCAACACCGACGGGCCGTACCTCCTGGAGACGGACATGCGCCGGGAGATCGAGCTGGTGGAGCGCAACGGCATCCTCACCCCCGAGCAGGTGGACCAGACGCTGGCCTGGGCGCGCCAGTCCTCCTTCATTCCCGCCTGATGTACCGCCTCGTCCGCGCCCTCCTCTTCCAGTTCTCCCCCGAGCGCGCGCACCGGCTCGGCATGCTCGGCCTGCGGCTGCTCGGCGCCTGGCCCGCCCTGTGCCGGCGCCTGCGCACGCGCGCCCTGCCCGCGGGCGCCGTGGACCTCTCCGTGGAGGTGGCGGGCCTGCGCTTCGCCCACCCGCTCGCCCTGGCCGCCGGCCTGGACAAGGACGCCGAGGCGGTGGATGGCCTGTTCGCCTGTGGCTTCTCCGCGGTGGAGATTGGCACCGTCACCCCCCGGCCCCAGCCCGGCAACCCCCGCCCGCGCCTGTTCCGGCTGCCCGAGCACCAGGCCCTCATCAACCGCATGGGCTTCAACAACCACGGCGCCGCCGTGGCCGCCGCGCACCTCCAGGCCCGCGCGTGGCACCCCGCCCCCCTGGGCGTGAACCTCGGCAAGAACAAGGACACGCCCCTGGAGCAGGCCGTGGAGGACTATGTGGCCTGCGTGGATACCCTGGCGCCGCTCGGGGACTATGTCGTCGTCAACGCCAGCTCGCCCAACACGCCGGGCCTGCGCAAGCTCCAGGAGCCCGAGCAGCTCACCGCCCTGCTGCGCGCGGTGAAGGCGCGGCTGGAGCGCGTGGCCCCCGGCAAGCCCCTGTTCCTGAAGATTGCCCCGGATCTCACCCCGGAGGCCGTGGACGAGGTGGTGGACGTGGCGCTCGCGTGTGGGCTCTCCGGGCTCATCGCCACCAACACCACCGTGGCGCGCCCTTTCGCCCACCCCCTGGCCTCCGAGGCGGGGGGGCTGTCCGGCGCCCCCGTGCGAGAGCCCGCCAACGCCGTCATCCGCCGGGCCTGGCAGCGCAGCCGCGGCACCCTGCCCATCATCGGCGTGGGCGGCGTGTTCACCGCCGAGGACGTGTACGAGAAGCTGCGCGCGGGCGCCTCGGTGGTGCAGGTCTACACCGGCTTCATCTACGAGGGGCCGGGCATGGTGCGCCGCCGGGTCCGCGAGCTGGAGGCCCTGCTGGCCCGCCACGGCGTCCGCTCGGTGCGCGAGGTGGTGGGGGCGGCCCATGCCACCCCTGGAAATGAGGACGCCCGCCGGCCCCTTGGAGTTTGACCGGCGAGCGCCCGGGCTTCCGTCCCGAAGGACTCAAGCCCCGTGATTCCCGTACTCCCCTAATTTGGATACTCCGGGATTTCCCGTCAAGTCTCTTTATCGAGTTTTCTTCTCAGTTGAGGGAAGACTTGGCCACGCTCTGGTAGAGATCGTGGTGCCGCTGGACCATGCGCTCCAGGGACAGCTCCCGCTGGACGAAGGTCCGCGCGGCGGCGCCCATCTGCTGGGCGTGCCCGGGGTTGTCGAGAATCCGGCGGAAGGCCTGGCAGAGCTTCGCCGGGTCCTCCGGAGGCACCACGAGCCCCCGCTCCCCGTCGACGATGAGGTCCGTGTTGGCCCCCACCGACGTCACCACCATGGGCAGCCCCGCGGCCATGCCCTCCATGACCGCGTTGGACATGCCCTCGGCGGAGGAGCAGAGCACCCCCATCGCCGCCCGGGCGTAGAGCGCCGGCACGTCGATGCGGTGGCCCAGGAAGTGGGCGATGTCCGAGACGCCCATCTCCGCGGCCTGCTGCTCCAGCCCGGCCCGGCGCGGCCCATCTCCCACGAGGTAGGCGTGCAGGGTGAGCCCCTCCTGGCGGAGCATCTGGAGCGCCTTCAGCAGGTCCTCCTGGCGCTTCACCGGGTGGTTCATGTTCGCCACGTGCAGCACCACCGGCGCGCCGCCCGTGTCCGGCACCGGCTGCCGGAGCCCTTCCTTCATGCGCGCATCGAAGCGCGGCAGATCCAGGCCGTTGTGGATGACGCTCACGCGCGAGGCGGGCACGCCCTCCTCCTCCACCAGCATCCGGCGGATGGCCTCCGCGTTGGCCACCACGTGGTCGGCCATGCGGCTGAAGCCCGCGTGCACGGCGCGCTTGGCGGGCCCGTGCCAGTGGGCCAGGTCCAGGCGCCCCACGATGACCTTGGTCCCCGCCAGCTTCGCCGCGGGCACCACCAGCATCGTCGAGTAGAAGTCGTGCACGTGCACCAGCGAGATGCGGTTCTGCTTGAACCACTTGGCCAGGCGCAGAATCTGCCAGGCCGTGTTGGGCCGCATCAGCGAGCCGTTGAGCGGGAACTCCTCGGGCTTGAAGCCCAGCTCCCGGAGCGTCCCCACCAGGGGCCCCGCGTCCTGAAGGACGGAGACCTGGAGGCGGTAGCTCTGGGGCAACCCGCGCAGCAGCTCCAGCACCTGCACTTCCGTACCACCGATATGAAATGACCGCGTGAACTGCATCAGGCGGATGGGCTCCCCGCCCTGCTCCGCTGCCTTCTCAGGCCGCATGCCCTGACCCCTCCCACGCCGCCGCGCTCTTGTCCGCGGCCGGCATCCGTTGCACGACCAAGGCGGTCTCCTCCCGAGCCTGGGCGATGCGCTGCGCGCTCGCCGCCAGTCCAAACAGCACGTAGAGGTGCGCGGACAGGATGTAACCCGAGAAGAGATCGCACACGAGATAGCCTGCCATCGATGCGGCGAGGGCCCGGGCCAGCCAGCCCATCTGCGCATCCTTCGAGGCCGCGAAGGCGCCGCCCGTGGCGCCCCCCGCGAACACGAGGAACAGCGCCAGCCCCACGAACCCCAGCTCACCGATGACGTCCAGGAAGATGTTGTGCGCCACGTACGCCTGCCGCGCCTCGGGCGGCGCGTACAGCGGCCACGCGAAGCGGAAGCCGCCCGCGCCCACGCCCAAGAGCGGCTTGTCCAGGCTGATGCGCGAGGCCACCTGCCAGGCGTACACGCGGCCCATGGCGGAGGCGTCCTGGTGGAAGGACGTCACCGTCTCGTTGCGCTGCCAGAAGCTCTTCGGCGCGAACAGCACCAAGCCCAGCGCGAGCAACCCGCCCACCACCACCGCCTGGATGCGCCGCTTCTCGCGGATGGCCCACACGCCCATGGCCACCGACAGGCCGATGAAGCCGCCACGCGAGTGGCTGAGCACGATGGCCACCACCGACAGCACCGCCGCCAGGGCGCACAGGACGCGCATCAGCCAGCCGGACTCCTTGCGCGCCAGGAACGCCACCGCCAGCGGCACCACCAGCGCCATGTTCATGGCCATGTGGTTGGGGTCCGCGTACACGCCGACCCAGCGCGAGCGGAAGCCCTCCACCATGTCCACGCCCGTGCGGTACCAGTCGATGACGCCGATGGACGTCACGATGGAGCCCAGCACCATCGCCCCGCACATGAGCGCCAAGCGCCGGCCCGAGGTGATGACGTTGATGATGGTCAGGTAGATGGCGGTGAGCTTGAGCAGCTCGATGCCCGTGAACCGCGTCAGCTCCGGGTGGACCGACCAGGCCACCGAGGCGAACGCCAGCGCCGAGAAGCCCAGCAGGGCCAGCCCCCGCGCACCATCGAAATAGAGCGGCTCCGCGCGCCCCAAGCGGCGCAGCGCCATGAGCCCCGCCGCCAGCCCCGAGGTCAGCAGCGCGAGCCGCAGCGGTGCCAGGGCGGGGATCCACTCGCCAGGCACGGCGTACATGACCGCCGCGAAGCCCACCAGCGCGTAGAACGCCAGCACATCCCTTTGCTGCCCCTGCTCGCCCACACCCATACCTTCCTCCCGGCTACTTCCGCTTTTCCGGAAACGCGTGCGTCTGGCCTAAGCAGGCAACATGCCAGCTGCCCTTCTGGGCAAAATCCCCGTGGATCCAACGCCTTGCGGCGAGAGCCCTCCGGGGTGACGCGGAGGAAGCTGTAAGAATTACGCTGTCGGATTTCCCTCCATCGGCAAGACGACCGACAGGGCCGGGTCCAACCGGCCTTCCTGAAGGTAGGGCGTGGCGATCTCCTCGCGCAGCCGCTCCAGGGTCACCCCCACCAGCCGGTACAGCTCGGGACGGGCCTCGGCGGCCACGGCGGGCTCCAGCGCGGCCAGCGCGCGCTCGGTGGCGCTGGGGCGCAGGCGCGGGGCCTGGGCGGGGCCCTCGAAGAGCCGCTCACACAGCTCCACCGTGCGCCCCTGGGGCACGGGCCGGGGGTTCACGTGGCCTTCGAGCACCGCCATGGCCACCGTGGCGGCGAAGAGCCGGTCCGCCCCCAGCACCTCCATCGGCACGCCGAAGCGCGCCACCACCTGGTGGGCCGCGCTGGCATCCCCCAGCAGCCCCTGGAAGAGCACCACCTGGGCCTCCGCCCGGGCGAGCAGCGCCTCGCTGGCGCCCAGCTCCCGGAAGGAGCGGAACGGGACGGGCTCCGCGCCCGGCACGCGCAGCGCGCGGCGGGGGCGCTTGAGGCGCAGCGCCTGAAGGGCCGCGGCCTCCTCGGGGAACACCAGCCAGGCGCCGTCCACCTGGGCCCCGGGCTTCTTGGCCAGCCGGTCCGCCCGGAACTTCAGGGCCAGCGTCAGCGAGAAGCCCATCTGGAAGATGCGCCGCAGCGGCGTCTCGCGCACCACCTCCACGGCGCGGGCGGGCTGCGCCCCCGTCATGTGCTCCAGCCCCAGCGACAGGTAGCCCCGCACCATCTCGCCCGCGGACCGCATGGCCTCCGGATCTCCCGGATCCGCCAGCTCCACCACCAGGGCGGCGTTGGCCACCCCGCGCAGCTCGTCCTCGAGGTTCTCCTGCTCCACCACGGTCAGCTCCCGGAAGGCGGCCTCCAGGTAGTCCACCCACCCCTGGGCGGGCGCGAGCGCCGCCGGCTCGCCCCGCGCGCGCGCGGGGCCCGGGCCCGGGTCCACGCGGCCAAAGAGGCTCAGCGCCTCGTCGAGCGTGGGGAAGCCCAGATCCTGGAGCCGCGCGGTGCGGAAGCGGTAGGCGGCCTCCTCCAGCTCGCTGGGGATGTCCCAGCGCGTGGCCTCCAGCAGGCGCACCGACTCGAAGGGGTTCTCGGCGACCAAGTCATTGAGGATCGTCCGCAGCGCCGCCTGCTCCACCCCCTCGACCTTGAACTCGATGAGGTAGCGCCCCTCGGGCGTCTCCATCGTCACCCCGGGCGGGTTGACGTCCGGGTTCTCCTCCAGATCGTGGACCTGGGTGAACTCGCGCAGCAGGTACTCCAGCACCTCCAGGTCCACGCCGTGCAGCTTGCGCAGGAACTCCTCGGGCTCATCCCCGCGCGCGGCGCGCAGCCAGGTGAGCACCGCGTGCGGATCGACGCGGTCGCGCTTCCAGGCGCCCAGGTCCACGAAGGCGCGGAACTGCTCGGGCGAGGCAAGCTGGACCAGCTCGGTGGCGTCCGCCAGCCCTATGTCCTGGATGGTGGAGAAGAGCAGCTCCACCGGGAGCGAGCGCACCAGGGCCCGCGCCTCGGGGGACTCGATGATGGCATCCAGCCGCTTGCGGGGCGGGAGTTGGGTGAGCTGCCGGCGCAATCCCTGGAGGGCGAGCTGCGCATCCTTGCCATTTCCCTGCTTGTTCTCAGGCACGTCCGCGTGCCTACCACACACGGACTAGAGCCGGGTGGCCTTCCCGAAGGCGCCCAGGAGGGCGTTCCACACCTCGTCCACCCCCGTCCTGTCCACGGAGGAGAAGGGAATGACGGCCTCCAGCGGCAGGTCGAGCTGCTGGGCGAGCGCCTGGATGCGCGGCTTGCGGCGGGCCTTGGTGAGCCGGTCGATCTTCGTGGCGACCACGAGCACCCGCCGGTCCTTCTCCTGGAGGTAGTCGAGCGTCTGGAGATCATCCGGCGTGGGGCCCACCTCCGCGTCGATGATGCTCACCACGACCTCCAGACGGTGCCGCTTGTCGAGGTAGGTGGTGATCATCTCGTCCCACTGGACCCGGTCGGCCTTGCTCGCCTTGGCGAAGCCGTAGCCAGGCAGGTCCGCCAGGCGCACCTGGTGCCGGTGGCCATCCCGGTCCAGCTCCACGTCGAAGAAGTTGAGCGTGCGGGTGCGGCCCGGGGTGTTGGAGACCCGCACCAGCTTCTTGCGGCCGGTCAGGGTGTTGATCATGGACGACTTGCCCACGTTGGAGCGGCCCACGAAGGCCACCTCCGCGGCGTGCCCGGACGGGTAGCCCTTGGGCTCGGTGGCGGTAATGACGAACTGGGCGTCGATGAGCTTGATCACGCGGCTATTTCTTCACGGGCTTGGGCGGGGGCGCCTCGGCGCGCGTCGCCCGGCGGGCCCGCTCGGGGGTCCAATGGTCGATGGCCTTGAGCGACTCCACGAAGTTGAACGGCCTCAGGGAGGGCGAGGAGGCGTCATGGCAGGTACGGCACATCTTCTCCGACGGGTCCACCAGCCCCACCAGGCGGGCAAGCTCCGCGTCCTTCATCACATACTCGGGGGCGTAGTACTGGCCGCCGCCGTGGCACGTCTCGCAGGTGATGTGGGCGGTGGCCTGCGCGGCCTGATCCGGCGAGTGGCAGGACAGGCAGCGCGCGTCCTTCTTCTGGGACTCGGAGAGCGAGTCGGCGGCCCGGGCGTGTTTGGACTGCTGCCAGGCGTTGTAGGCCTCGGGGTGGCAGCCCTTGCAGCTCTCGGGGCCAATGAAATCCGCCGCCCAGGCAAAGCCCGGCGTGGCCAGGAGAAAGAGGAGAATCCAGGAGCCAGAGGGCCGCATCGCCAGCGGAACTAGCAGAGCCCCCCAGACGGAGCAAGGCATCTGGTGGTTGAATGCCTCCCAAACACCATCGTCCCAGGTCAGAAGCTTGAGCCCTCCCCCGGGAATCCGCTTAAGTGGCCAGGACAACAGGATCGACAGGTAGGAGACCGTGATGCGCACCGCCGTCATCGCCGCTGTTCTCATGACATCCCTCACCGCGGCGGCCAAGCCGTGGCAGGGCATCGAGCCTGGGGTATCCAAACGGGACGAGATCGTCCAGAAGTTCGGGGAGCCCTCGCGCATCGTCACCTCCGAGGGCAAGGAAATCATCGCCTACTTCGGCAAGGAGGCGGTGAAGGGCACCCACCAGGCGCAGTTCCGCGTGGACCCCACCTCCAAGCTCGTCGAGCGCATCGACGTGTTCCCCGGGCCCGTCATCGACAAGGACACCATCGAGAACAGCTACGGCCCGGCCTGCCCCTCCGGCCCCGCGCCGGCCAGCCCCTGCTACCTCAAGAAGCTCACGGACGACTTCCGCACCTACTACCTCTACCCGAAGCTGGGCCTGGCCATCTTCTTCAACGAGGACGGCAAGACGGTGCAGTCGTTCATCTTCACCACGCTGAAGGCGGCGAAGTAGGCCGCCCCCGTGCGCATCTACGGCCTGACGGGAGGCATCGCCTCCGGCAAGAGCACCGTGAGCCAGATGCTGCGGGAGCTGGGGGCGCACGTGCTCGACGCGGACGCCATCGCCCGCGAGGTGGTGGAGCCGGGCACCCTGGGCCTCGCCGAGGTGGGCGCCCGCTTCCCCGGCGTCATCGGCCCGGACGGGCGCCTGGACCGGGCGAAGCTGGGCGCCCGCGTCTTCGCGGACCCCGCCGAGCGCGCCGCGCTCAACGCCCTGCTCCACCCGCGCATCCGCGAGGCCTTCCTGGAGAAGACCCAGGCCCTGGCCGCGCAGGGCGTGGCGCGCGTCCTCTATGACGCCCCCCTGCTCATCGAGAACGGGCTGCACGTGGGCCTGGACGGGGTGGTGCTGGTGTGGGTGCCCCGGGACCTCCAGAAGGCCCGGCTGAAGGCCCGGGACGGGCTGGAGGACACAGGGGCCGAGGCCCGGCTGGCCGCCCAGCTCCCCCTGGACGCCAAGCGGGAGCACGCCACCTGGATCATCGACAACACCGGGGACCGGGAGGCCACGCGGGCCCAGGTGCAGGAAGTCTGGCGCGCACTGCTCGCGCGCGGCTGAGCGCCGGGTATGCTCCGCCTCCCATGAGCAACCAGCGGAAGAAGCAGGGCCCCGGCACGTACTTCGTCACCGGCTACCCGGGATTCATCGGCAAGCGCCTGGTGGAGCACATCGCGCGCGAGGATCCCCAGGGCCACATCTACGCCCTGGTGCAGCCCAAGTTCCTCAAGGAGGCCCAGAAGCTCGCCGCCCACGTGAAGGGCGCCACCCTGGAGCTGATCACCGGGGACATCG
This region includes:
- the yihA gene encoding ribosome biogenesis GTP-binding protein YihA/YsxC codes for the protein MIKLIDAQFVITATEPKGYPSGHAAEVAFVGRSNVGKSSMINTLTGRKKLVRVSNTPGRTRTLNFFDVELDRDGHRHQVRLADLPGYGFAKASKADRVQWDEMITTYLDKRHRLEVVVSIIDAEVGPTPDDLQTLDYLQEKDRRVLVVATKIDRLTKARRKPRIQALAQQLDLPLEAVIPFSSVDRTGVDEVWNALLGAFGKATRL
- a CDS encoding DUF6178 family protein, whose amino-acid sequence is MPENKQGNGKDAQLALQGLRRQLTQLPPRKRLDAIIESPEARALVRSLPVELLFSTIQDIGLADATELVQLASPEQFRAFVDLGAWKRDRVDPHAVLTWLRAARGDEPEEFLRKLHGVDLEVLEYLLREFTQVHDLEENPDVNPPGVTMETPEGRYLIEFKVEGVEQAALRTILNDLVAENPFESVRLLEATRWDIPSELEEAAYRFRTARLQDLGFPTLDEALSLFGRVDPGPGPARARGEPAALAPAQGWVDYLEAAFRELTVVEQENLEDELRGVANAALVVELADPGDPEAMRSAGEMVRGYLSLGLEHMTGAQPARAVEVVRETPLRRIFQMGFSLTLALKFRADRLAKKPGAQVDGAWLVFPEEAAALQALRLKRPRRALRVPGAEPVPFRSFRELGASEALLARAEAQVVLFQGLLGDASAAHQVVARFGVPMEVLGADRLFAATVAMAVLEGHVNPRPVPQGRTVELCERLFEGPAQAPRLRPSATERALAALEPAVAAEARPELYRLVGVTLERLREEIATPYLQEGRLDPALSVVLPMEGNPTA
- the coaE gene encoding dephospho-CoA kinase (Dephospho-CoA kinase (CoaE) performs the final step in coenzyme A biosynthesis.) gives rise to the protein MRIYGLTGGIASGKSTVSQMLRELGAHVLDADAIAREVVEPGTLGLAEVGARFPGVIGPDGRLDRAKLGARVFADPAERAALNALLHPRIREAFLEKTQALAAQGVARVLYDAPLLIENGLHVGLDGVVLVWVPRDLQKARLKARDGLEDTGAEARLAAQLPLDAKREHATWIIDNTGDREATRAQVQEVWRALLARG
- a CDS encoding O-antigen ligase family protein; its protein translation is MGVGEQGQQRDVLAFYALVGFAAVMYAVPGEWIPALAPLRLALLTSGLAAGLMALRRLGRAEPLYFDGARGLALLGFSALAFASVAWSVHPELTRFTGIELLKLTAIYLTIINVITSGRRLALMCGAMVLGSIVTSIGVIDWYRTGVDMVEGFRSRWVGVYADPNHMAMNMALVVPLAVAFLARKESGWLMRVLCALAAVLSVVAIVLSHSRGGFIGLSVAMGVWAIREKRRIQAVVVGGLLALGLVLFAPKSFWQRNETVTSFHQDASAMGRVYAWQVASRISLDKPLLGVGAGGFRFAWPLYAPPEARQAYVAHNIFLDVIGELGFVGLALFLVFAGGATGGAFAASKDAQMGWLARALAASMAGYLVCDLFSGYILSAHLYVLFGLAASAQRIAQAREETALVVQRMPAADKSAAAWEGSGHAA
- a CDS encoding cytochrome c family protein encodes the protein MRPSGSWILLFLLATPGFAWAADFIGPESCKGCHPEAYNAWQQSKHARAADSLSESQKKDARCLSCHSPDQAAQATAHITCETCHGGGQYYAPEYVMKDAELARLVGLVDPSEKMCRTCHDASSPSLRPFNFVESLKAIDHWTPERARRATRAEAPPPKPVKK